In Paraburkholderia flava, one genomic interval encodes:
- a CDS encoding ABC transporter substrate-binding protein, whose translation MKVPYSTNEETDVMQRIISPGRNLTAWLYRATLSVALSAFAVTAFAAPDFGNCEVTGQKGSVKLTTVVPGALSVRPVLGVPGWWNGDSLDTIKDGFEYCMAANMAYRAGLDRVILVSRSFQQILTGQSQGFDIALSEITITDARKKIVNFTDPYFSSDQGVLVKTGTKVDKKNLSSLRYAVERGTTAYDYIVDKIKPTEQPKVFNDPPSMYTALAAGQVDAVVYDTPNVLLRAKNSNGAVEVVGRFDTGEKWGGLVNKDSPNLAAFNQLVDGLKKDGTLQKLSAKYLTPELGKDPATVPVLSP comes from the coding sequence TTGAAGGTCCCATACTCTACCAATGAGGAGACTGACGTCATGCAACGCATTATTTCCCCTGGAAGGAATCTCACGGCGTGGCTTTATCGCGCGACGCTATCAGTCGCCTTAAGCGCGTTTGCCGTCACGGCATTCGCAGCACCGGACTTCGGCAACTGCGAGGTAACCGGACAAAAGGGCTCCGTCAAATTGACGACCGTCGTGCCGGGTGCGCTGTCGGTCAGACCGGTTCTCGGTGTGCCGGGCTGGTGGAACGGCGACTCTCTCGATACGATCAAGGACGGATTCGAGTACTGCATGGCGGCAAACATGGCCTATCGTGCGGGGCTTGATCGAGTGATCCTGGTGAGCCGTTCGTTCCAGCAGATTCTGACCGGGCAATCGCAGGGATTCGATATCGCGCTGAGCGAAATCACGATCACCGATGCACGCAAGAAGATCGTGAATTTCACCGATCCTTATTTCAGCTCGGATCAGGGCGTTCTCGTCAAAACCGGGACCAAGGTGGACAAGAAGAATCTGAGCAGTCTGCGCTATGCAGTCGAGCGCGGCACGACGGCCTACGACTACATCGTCGACAAGATCAAGCCTACCGAGCAGCCCAAGGTATTCAACGACCCGCCGTCGATGTACACGGCGCTCGCAGCCGGGCAGGTCGATGCAGTTGTCTACGACACACCGAATGTCCTGCTGCGTGCGAAGAACTCGAATGGCGCGGTGGAAGTCGTGGGTCGCTTCGACACCGGTGAGAAGTGGGGCGGCTTGGTGAACAAGGACTCTCCGAATCTCGCGGCATTTAACCAGCTGGTCGATGGCCTCAAGAAAGACGGCACCCTCCAGAAGCTGAGCGCCAAATACCTGACTCCCGAACTCGGCAAGGACCCGGCCACCGTACCGGTGCTGAGCCCTTAA
- a CDS encoding amino acid ABC transporter permease, protein MSEATRQASDVVPSPAGNGRRLRMGKTPCVPTSLLLMSIAAVFVVVLASWYTISVLRAPLIAAQFNSVVVNAGAVLLALLSLAIVLPLTRALRWSGRIRDAVARENYADARAARSQARDHCLIAFGYALAQLVVVLVFQFFLVNHQAVARTFFLVPLMVKTFPLVLTAFWMNVKVSIIAEVLVLIWGLIVALAMFAPGAAGKPIRLIATAYVDIFRAVPAVLVIYLVGFGIPLTGIPVLKDMSLTVFVIVALTLTVGAYVAEIYRAGILSIHWSQNAAARSLGLSHFQTLRFVIVPQGIRQIIPPLLNSFISLQKDTALVSVVGVIDSFNQSMLIASNYYNLSAVSTVALLFIVVSIPQTRFVERMMRRDRARMRAGGV, encoded by the coding sequence ATGAGCGAAGCAACACGGCAGGCGAGTGACGTCGTACCCAGTCCGGCAGGAAATGGACGTCGTCTGCGGATGGGAAAGACGCCATGTGTGCCCACGTCGCTACTGCTCATGTCGATCGCTGCGGTATTCGTCGTTGTGCTGGCGAGCTGGTACACGATTAGCGTTTTGCGTGCACCGCTCATCGCTGCTCAATTCAACAGCGTAGTGGTCAACGCGGGCGCGGTGCTGCTCGCGTTGCTCTCCCTTGCGATCGTTTTGCCGCTGACTCGCGCACTCAGATGGAGCGGTCGCATTCGCGATGCGGTTGCGCGCGAGAATTACGCAGACGCGCGGGCGGCGCGTTCGCAAGCAAGAGATCATTGCCTGATCGCGTTCGGCTATGCACTGGCGCAACTGGTCGTCGTGCTGGTGTTTCAGTTCTTCCTCGTCAACCACCAGGCGGTGGCCAGGACGTTCTTCCTCGTGCCGTTGATGGTCAAGACGTTCCCGTTGGTGTTGACCGCCTTCTGGATGAACGTCAAGGTTTCGATCATCGCGGAAGTGCTGGTGCTGATCTGGGGGTTGATCGTGGCGCTGGCGATGTTCGCGCCGGGTGCCGCCGGCAAACCGATTCGTTTGATCGCAACGGCTTACGTCGATATCTTTCGCGCGGTCCCCGCCGTGCTGGTGATCTATCTGGTCGGCTTCGGTATTCCGTTGACGGGCATACCCGTGCTTAAGGACATGTCGCTGACGGTCTTCGTGATTGTCGCGTTGACGTTGACGGTGGGTGCGTACGTCGCGGAAATTTATCGCGCCGGCATCCTGAGCATTCACTGGAGTCAGAACGCCGCTGCCCGTTCGCTTGGGCTGTCGCACTTTCAGACGTTGCGGTTTGTCATCGTTCCGCAGGGCATCCGGCAGATCATTCCGCCGCTGCTCAATTCCTTCATCTCGTTGCAGAAAGATACCGCGCTGGTTTCGGTCGTCGGTGTCATCGACTCATTCAATCAATCGATGTTGATCGCGTCGAACTACTACAACCTTTCCGCGGTTAGCACGGTGGCTTTGCTGTTCATCGTCGTATCGATTCCGCAGACAAGATTCGTCGAGCGGATGATGCGGCGTGATCGCGCACGTATGCGTGCCGGTGGCGTTTGA
- a CDS encoding amino acid ABC transporter ATP-binding protein has product MSFIDIRNISKSYGDVPVIKRLAMTVNEHDVVCLIGPSGSGKSTLLRCINGLELIDDGEILVHGDRITGPGVDVDALRRDIGIVFQGYNLFPHMSVLENVTLAPIRVLKRPKDEAEARAMALLKRIGLEHKAKEYPDRLSGGQQQRVAIVRALAMDPMVLLLDEITSALDPELVSEVLNIVRDLADEGMTMLLATHEMGFAREVSSKICFLCDGAVYEEGPPEQIFGDPTRDRTRAFLKSIREAKRI; this is encoded by the coding sequence ATGTCGTTCATCGACATTCGCAATATCTCGAAGTCTTATGGTGACGTGCCAGTCATCAAGCGCCTGGCGATGACGGTCAATGAGCATGACGTCGTATGCCTGATCGGCCCGTCGGGCTCGGGGAAATCGACGCTGCTCCGCTGCATCAATGGCCTCGAACTGATCGACGACGGCGAAATACTGGTCCACGGAGACCGGATCACCGGTCCAGGCGTGGACGTGGACGCGTTGCGTCGGGACATCGGCATCGTGTTCCAAGGCTATAACCTGTTTCCGCATATGAGCGTCCTCGAGAATGTGACGCTCGCGCCGATTCGCGTGCTGAAGCGTCCTAAAGACGAAGCAGAAGCGCGCGCGATGGCCTTGCTCAAGCGCATTGGTCTTGAGCATAAGGCGAAGGAATATCCGGATCGATTGTCCGGCGGTCAGCAGCAGCGCGTGGCAATTGTCCGTGCGCTGGCGATGGACCCGATGGTGCTGTTGCTGGATGAAATCACGTCCGCGCTGGATCCGGAGCTCGTCTCCGAAGTGCTGAATATCGTGCGAGATCTCGCGGACGAAGGCATGACGATGCTGCTCGCCACGCACGAGATGGGGTTCGCGCGTGAAGTGTCGTCAAAGATCTGTTTTCTGTGCGACGGCGCCGTCTATGAAGAAGGGCCGCCGGAACAGATCTTCGGCGACCCCACGCGCGACAGAACGCGTGCATTCCTGAAAAGTATCCGTGAGGCGAAGCGAATCTGA
- a CDS encoding phytanoyl-CoA dioxygenase family protein, with protein sequence MQRTESRHWYREQDCSLEDFIAALRTGHGEQESDRPRFAAEMCEHVPVYDCDSLRGCIENTEDTTDRANLQQEWIEVLNRGAGVLVLKRAYADTAPIDDATEVFEAIIRDERESGVAAADHFAKAGANDRIWNAQQKLCLRAPSVFARYFANTALYAIAGAWLGPHFQMTSQVNVVRPGGQAQQAHRDYHLGFQTVAEAERYPAHVHAMSPFLTLQGAVAHSNMPVESGPTKLLPFSQRYAQGYLAWRRQDFRDYFEQHCIQLPLEKGDALFFNPALFHAAGANRTATVQRMANLLQISSAYGRAMESLNRPRMCEALYPILLEHTTASSLEPAEVEAVIASCAEGYPFPTNLDKDPPRGGLAPESQQGLFRRALAESWSAERFATAIREQAARWEA encoded by the coding sequence ATGCAACGCACGGAATCACGCCACTGGTATCGCGAGCAGGATTGTTCGCTCGAAGATTTCATCGCCGCGCTTCGCACAGGGCACGGAGAGCAGGAGAGCGACCGTCCGCGATTTGCCGCAGAGATGTGCGAGCACGTCCCGGTGTACGACTGCGATTCGCTACGCGGCTGCATCGAGAACACCGAAGACACGACAGACCGCGCAAACCTGCAGCAGGAATGGATCGAGGTTCTAAATCGCGGCGCAGGTGTGCTGGTGCTAAAACGGGCCTATGCCGACACAGCGCCCATCGATGACGCGACCGAGGTCTTCGAAGCGATCATCCGCGACGAACGCGAATCCGGCGTCGCAGCAGCGGACCATTTCGCGAAGGCCGGTGCAAACGACCGGATATGGAATGCGCAACAGAAGCTCTGTCTGCGCGCGCCATCGGTGTTCGCACGATACTTCGCGAATACCGCGCTCTACGCGATCGCCGGAGCATGGCTCGGGCCGCACTTTCAGATGACGTCGCAAGTGAACGTCGTGCGTCCGGGTGGGCAGGCGCAACAGGCGCACCGCGATTATCACCTCGGATTCCAGACGGTCGCGGAAGCCGAACGCTATCCGGCGCACGTTCACGCGATGTCGCCGTTTCTGACGCTGCAAGGCGCCGTCGCTCATAGCAACATGCCGGTGGAAAGCGGGCCGACCAAGCTGTTGCCGTTTTCGCAGCGGTATGCGCAGGGCTATCTTGCGTGGCGTCGTCAGGACTTCCGCGATTACTTCGAGCAACACTGCATCCAGTTGCCGCTGGAAAAAGGCGATGCGTTGTTCTTTAACCCCGCGCTATTCCACGCAGCCGGCGCGAATCGGACAGCGACCGTTCAGCGGATGGCGAACCTGCTGCAGATTTCGTCGGCGTATGGCCGTGCGATGGAATCGTTGAATCGCCCGCGCATGTGCGAAGCGTTGTACCCCATTCTTCTCGAACACACGACAGCGTCGAGCCTGGAGCCAGCGGAAGTCGAAGCGGTCATCGCATCGTGTGCAGAGGGCTATCCGTTTCCGACGAATCTGGACAAAGACCCACCGCGCGGTGGACTTGCGCCGGAAAGTCAGCAGGGGCTGTTTCGTCGCGCGTTGGCGGAATCGTGGAGCGCGGAGCGGTTTGCGACTGCGATTCGCGAGCAGGCTGCGAGGTGGGAAGCGTAG
- a CDS encoding LysR family transcriptional regulator, which yields MTNLRRLDLNLLVTLDALLEERNVTRAAQRLNYSQPSVSVQLAKLRDTFGDPLLLPGPRGMMPTARALELLEPLRQALGELERAVLPATPFDPATAQNTWHVAATDNAEQAILLPLLARLRTLAPHTRLAVIQAEPPRLGKQAQTGAIDLGFHTTDEIPEGLRYRPLFREHYVLVGRIGHPKLKRRPTLAQLCQLEHVIASPDGGGFRGVTDTVLERAGLQRRVVLSVPHFLFVMSAVANTDLVAMLPSRLVRGVPGLKVFELAVDIPGYEMSMFWHERSHRDPAHQWLRERIVETV from the coding sequence ATGACTAATTTACGTCGACTCGACCTCAATCTGCTCGTGACGCTCGATGCGCTGCTGGAAGAGCGCAACGTGACGCGCGCGGCGCAGCGGTTGAACTACTCGCAGCCGTCGGTGAGCGTGCAGCTCGCGAAACTGCGGGACACCTTCGGCGATCCGCTGCTGCTGCCTGGTCCGCGCGGCATGATGCCCACCGCACGCGCGCTCGAACTGCTCGAACCGTTGCGGCAGGCGCTCGGCGAACTGGAACGCGCTGTGCTGCCGGCAACACCGTTCGACCCCGCGACCGCGCAGAACACGTGGCACGTCGCCGCAACCGACAACGCCGAACAGGCGATCCTGCTGCCGCTGCTCGCGCGTCTGCGCACGCTCGCGCCGCATACGCGGCTCGCGGTGATCCAGGCCGAACCGCCGCGCCTCGGGAAACAGGCGCAGACCGGCGCGATCGATCTCGGCTTCCATACGACCGATGAAATCCCGGAAGGTCTGCGTTACCGTCCGCTGTTTCGCGAGCATTACGTGCTGGTCGGACGCATCGGGCACCCCAAGCTCAAGCGCCGGCCGACGCTCGCGCAGCTGTGCCAGCTCGAGCACGTGATCGCTTCGCCGGACGGCGGCGGCTTTCGCGGCGTCACCGATACCGTGCTCGAACGCGCGGGGCTGCAGCGCCGCGTCGTGCTGTCGGTGCCGCATTTTCTGTTCGTGATGTCGGCGGTCGCGAACACCGACCTCGTCGCGATGCTGCCGTCGCGGCTCGTGCGCGGCGTGCCCGGTCTGAAGGTGTTCGAACTGGCCGTCGACATCCCCGGCTATGAAATGTCGATGTTCTGGCACGAACGCTCGCACCGGGACCCCGCGCACCAGTGGCTGCGGGAGCGGATCGTGGAGACGGTGTAG
- a CDS encoding NAD(P)H-dependent oxidoreductase, which produces MKVLIVYAHPEPRSLNGTLNRFMVDRLTSAGHTVQVSDLYAMNWKAPLDAADYPQRESTAPFDPIAESERGYKLGEQREDISAEQQKLLWADTVILQFPLWWFTMPAIMKGWVDRVFAHGFAYGVGEHSDRRWGDRYGEGSMAGKRAMLLVTTGGWESHYGPRGINGPIDDLLFPIHHGVLYYPGFDVLPPFVVYRTSKTDADRVAQIRESLGQRIDTLETATPLPFRRQNGGQYEIPALSLKADVAPGVEGFAAHRVE; this is translated from the coding sequence ATGAAAGTTCTTATCGTCTATGCCCATCCCGAACCGCGTTCGCTGAACGGCACGCTCAATCGCTTCATGGTCGATCGGCTGACCAGCGCTGGTCATACCGTCCAGGTGTCCGACCTGTACGCGATGAACTGGAAAGCGCCGCTCGATGCAGCCGATTATCCGCAGCGAGAATCCACCGCGCCGTTCGATCCGATCGCGGAATCGGAGCGCGGCTACAAGCTGGGCGAGCAGCGCGAAGACATTTCTGCCGAGCAGCAGAAGCTGCTGTGGGCGGATACGGTGATCCTGCAGTTTCCGCTATGGTGGTTCACGATGCCCGCGATCATGAAAGGGTGGGTCGATCGCGTGTTTGCGCATGGGTTCGCGTACGGCGTCGGCGAGCATTCGGACCGGCGCTGGGGCGATCGTTACGGCGAGGGTTCGATGGCCGGCAAGCGCGCGATGCTGCTGGTAACGACCGGCGGCTGGGAATCACACTATGGTCCGCGCGGCATCAACGGGCCGATCGACGACCTGTTGTTCCCGATCCATCACGGCGTGCTGTATTACCCGGGCTTCGATGTGCTGCCGCCGTTCGTCGTGTATCGAACGAGCAAGACCGATGCGGACCGCGTCGCGCAGATCCGCGAATCGCTCGGGCAGCGGATCGACACGCTCGAAACCGCTACGCCGCTACCGTTTCGCCGTCAGAACGGCGGGCAGTACGAGATTCCCGCGCTGAGTTTGAAGGCAGACGTCGCGCCGGGTGTCGAAGGGTTTGCTGCGCATCGGGTGGAATAA
- a CDS encoding LysE family translocator, which produces MIDWSAVLAVFSVYIVGVMMPGPNFVAVAHKAASSTRRQALAMVLGIVFVNLFWASCAILGVGIVFAAFPWIAVTVKVVGAAYLIWFGGRLIVASVGARPQIDAGDASLQTGSLRRAFAQGFATNIANPKSMAFFAAVFASATPAHVSPVTFIAMLSVVGVVATSWYGFVALVLSHAGVAARYRRGKAWIDRACGAAIVALGVRQLLR; this is translated from the coding sequence ATGATCGACTGGTCTGCCGTTCTGGCCGTGTTTTCCGTGTATATCGTCGGCGTGATGATGCCCGGGCCGAACTTCGTTGCGGTCGCGCACAAGGCTGCGTCGTCGACGCGCCGTCAGGCGCTCGCGATGGTGCTGGGGATCGTCTTCGTGAACCTGTTCTGGGCGTCGTGTGCGATTCTCGGCGTGGGGATCGTGTTCGCGGCGTTTCCGTGGATAGCGGTCACGGTGAAAGTAGTGGGTGCGGCTTATCTGATCTGGTTCGGTGGCCGGCTGATCGTCGCATCCGTTGGCGCACGCCCACAAATCGACGCCGGCGACGCATCGCTGCAGACCGGCAGCCTGCGCCGCGCGTTCGCCCAGGGCTTCGCGACGAACATCGCGAATCCGAAATCGATGGCGTTCTTCGCGGCCGTGTTTGCATCGGCGACGCCGGCGCATGTGTCGCCGGTGACGTTCATCGCGATGCTCTCGGTGGTCGGTGTCGTCGCGACGTCGTGGTACGGCTTCGTCGCGCTCGTGCTATCGCATGCAGGCGTCGCCGCGCGCTATCGACGCGGCAAGGCATGGATCGACCGCGCGTGCGGCGCGGCGATCGTCGCGCTGGGTGTGCGGCAGCTGTTGCGTTAG
- a CDS encoding DUF488 domain-containing protein, which yields MSIRIVRLGSPRAAHEGVRIGTVRRPPRGVPKSEFASRDYYDVWLPVLAPSLPLMAQAKAATTDAEWNAFVRRFRAEMDGDPGKVLDTLAVLSASADFSVGCYCEDEQRCHRGILRQMLEERGAKIV from the coding sequence ATGAGCATCCGTATCGTCAGGCTGGGTTCGCCGCGCGCGGCACACGAAGGCGTGCGCATCGGCACCGTGCGACGACCGCCGCGCGGCGTGCCGAAAAGCGAGTTCGCGTCGCGTGATTACTACGATGTCTGGTTGCCGGTGCTCGCGCCGAGTCTGCCGCTGATGGCGCAGGCGAAGGCCGCGACCACCGATGCCGAATGGAACGCGTTCGTGCGCCGCTTTCGCGCGGAGATGGACGGCGATCCGGGCAAGGTGCTCGATACGCTGGCGGTGCTGTCCGCGTCGGCGGATTTTTCGGTCGGCTGCTATTGCGAGGACGAGCAGCGCTGCCATCGCGGCATTCTCCGGCAGATGCTCGAGGAGCGGGGTGCGAAGATCGTGTGA
- a CDS encoding TetR/AcrR family transcriptional regulator, whose protein sequence is MTRTSPNAPLAPRKAPLQRRSAATVDAILEAAARILETRGPDGYTTNAVAALAGVSIGSLYQYFPNRDALTARLIERETSVLLDDARRASVETTCTGALARIIDAAVAHQMRRPALARLIDFEERRLPLGDQNERVAQQLHRVIVDALAHPDAPVVANREVAAQDVLALAHGIVDMAGEREETDAAALRERVWIAVRGYLIGMAEVHRAASLA, encoded by the coding sequence ATGACCCGCACGTCCCCCAACGCTCCACTCGCACCCCGCAAGGCACCTCTGCAACGGCGCTCCGCTGCGACCGTCGATGCGATCCTCGAAGCGGCCGCACGCATTCTCGAAACGCGCGGCCCCGACGGCTACACGACCAACGCGGTCGCAGCGCTCGCGGGCGTCAGCATCGGGTCGCTGTATCAGTACTTTCCGAATCGCGACGCGCTCACTGCACGGCTGATCGAACGCGAGACCAGCGTACTGCTCGACGACGCGCGGCGCGCGTCCGTCGAAACGACCTGCACCGGCGCACTCGCGCGGATCATCGATGCGGCGGTCGCGCATCAGATGCGTCGGCCGGCGCTTGCACGGCTGATCGATTTCGAAGAGCGCCGGTTGCCGCTCGGCGATCAGAACGAACGCGTCGCGCAGCAGTTGCATCGCGTGATCGTCGATGCGCTTGCGCATCCCGATGCGCCCGTCGTCGCTAACCGCGAAGTCGCCGCGCAGGACGTGCTCGCGCTCGCGCACGGCATCGTCGACATGGCCGGCGAGCGCGAAGAGACCGACGCGGCCGCGTTGCGCGAACGCGTGTGGATCGCGGTGCGCGGCTATCTGATCGGGATGGCCGAAGTGCATCGCGCGGCGTCGCTTGCATAA
- a CDS encoding Na+/H+ antiporter — translation MSSVEAFKLVLLSLIAIIVLELAAKRLRLPPAAALLVGGAAMAFVPGLPPVTLDPDLVLVVFLPPLLMDGAYFFVWDDFKRNLSGILLLAVGAVAFTTFVVGYITHLVVPGLPWAACFALGAIVSPPDAVAAKAVLARVALPRRLMALLEGESLLNDAAGLVLFRFAITAALTGAFSFGKATLTFGALALGGVAVGLAIGWLVVRLLRALDDEYLVITASVLAGWIAYIGGEMAGVSGVLATVTCGMMLGWHQHEIFSASVRMRGTAFWQVVVFLLEALVFVLIGLSLRGVVVRLGGFGDVLDAYGPAVAAIVGAVVLSRFVWVFSAVGLRSMFERLVRRRSAGPVEPTGGWRAATVVSWAGMRGVVTLAIALSLPETIPGRDLALVAAFAVILVTVLLQGTTIGPLIAAIRLTRDDVRAAHHLTEIQAWARLEAAQLAAIEPLVRAPDGTLIHPRLFEQYSYRAQITARIQQEESFPVGARAAHYDVILAAVAAGRAELLRLHRSGQLHDELLHELEHDLDLQEIGARHSRG, via the coding sequence ATGTCTTCCGTAGAGGCTTTCAAACTGGTGTTGCTGTCGCTGATCGCGATCATCGTGCTCGAACTCGCGGCGAAGCGTCTGCGGCTGCCGCCCGCGGCCGCATTGCTGGTCGGCGGCGCGGCGATGGCGTTCGTGCCCGGTCTGCCGCCGGTCACGCTCGATCCCGATCTCGTGCTGGTCGTCTTCCTGCCGCCGCTGCTGATGGACGGCGCGTACTTCTTCGTCTGGGACGACTTCAAGCGCAACCTGAGCGGCATCCTGCTGCTCGCGGTCGGCGCGGTTGCGTTCACGACGTTCGTGGTCGGCTACATCACGCATCTCGTCGTGCCGGGGTTGCCGTGGGCCGCGTGCTTCGCGCTCGGCGCAATCGTGTCGCCGCCGGATGCCGTCGCCGCGAAGGCCGTGCTCGCGCGCGTCGCATTGCCGCGCCGGCTGATGGCGCTGCTCGAAGGCGAGAGCCTGCTGAACGACGCGGCGGGTCTCGTGCTGTTCCGCTTCGCGATCACGGCTGCGCTGACCGGCGCATTCAGCTTCGGGAAAGCGACGCTGACGTTCGGCGCGCTCGCGCTGGGCGGCGTCGCGGTCGGTCTTGCGATCGGCTGGCTCGTGGTTCGTTTGCTGCGCGCGCTCGACGACGAATACCTCGTCATCACCGCGTCGGTGCTGGCCGGCTGGATCGCGTATATCGGCGGCGAAATGGCGGGCGTGTCGGGCGTGCTCGCGACGGTGACGTGCGGGATGATGCTCGGCTGGCATCAGCATGAAATCTTTTCGGCGTCGGTCCGGATGCGCGGCACGGCGTTCTGGCAGGTCGTTGTGTTTCTGCTCGAAGCGCTGGTGTTCGTGCTGATCGGGTTGTCGTTGCGCGGCGTGGTGGTGCGGCTCGGTGGTTTCGGCGACGTGCTCGACGCGTATGGTCCCGCCGTCGCCGCGATCGTCGGAGCGGTCGTGCTGTCGCGCTTCGTGTGGGTGTTCAGTGCGGTCGGGCTGCGTTCGATGTTCGAGCGTCTTGTTCGGCGCCGGTCCGCCGGACCTGTCGAGCCGACCGGAGGCTGGCGGGCCGCGACGGTCGTTAGTTGGGCGGGGATGCGCGGCGTGGTCACGCTGGCGATCGCGCTGTCGCTACCCGAAACGATACCGGGCCGCGACCTCGCGCTGGTCGCCGCGTTCGCGGTGATACTCGTGACGGTGCTGCTGCAGGGCACGACGATCGGTCCGCTGATAGCGGCAATCCGTCTCACGCGCGACGATGTGCGTGCTGCCCATCATCTGACCGAAATTCAGGCGTGGGCCCGTCTCGAAGCCGCGCAGCTCGCCGCGATCGAGCCGCTGGTGCGCGCGCCGGACGGCACGCTGATTCATCCGCGGCTCTTCGAGCAGTACAGCTATCGTGCGCAAATCACCGCGCGGATCCAGCAGGAAGAGTCGTTTCCCGTCGGCGCGCGCGCCGCGCACTACGACGTCATACTCGCGGCGGTCGCCGCGGGCCGCGCGGAACTGCTGAGGCTGCATCGCTCGGGGCAACTGCACGACGAACTGTTGCATGAGCTTGAACACGATCTCGATCTGCAGGAGATCGGTGCGAGGCATTCGCGGGGGTAG
- a CDS encoding IclR family transcriptional regulator — translation MSATESSRARGVDRVIGMLRQLHIARRPMTMRELIEATGAPRSSIYELVTILTEAGWLETSADGNVFFGREMHYYGSDYAIHNDLISRAHQAILALVRTHDETAQLCILEGNKYTVVLSESSSRPFNISSDIGVKVPIPWTASGRLLLAHLKAEEIRSLIPDEDFILDNGRRVEFQDFIADVQRAAEQGYCCTEGLSHTFRLCMAAPVHDRTGLPVAALCFMTSRDTDPQRRATMLEDLIRSAKALSRA, via the coding sequence ATGTCCGCAACAGAATCATCGAGGGCGAGAGGGGTCGACCGCGTAATCGGTATGCTCAGGCAGTTGCATATCGCGCGGCGTCCGATGACGATGCGCGAGTTGATCGAAGCGACCGGCGCGCCGCGCTCGAGCATCTACGAACTGGTGACGATACTCACCGAAGCCGGATGGCTCGAAACCTCGGCGGACGGGAATGTGTTTTTCGGCCGCGAAATGCACTACTACGGCTCCGATTACGCGATCCATAACGATCTGATCAGCCGCGCGCATCAGGCGATCCTCGCGCTCGTCCGCACGCACGACGAAACCGCGCAGCTGTGCATCCTCGAAGGCAACAAGTACACCGTGGTGCTGTCGGAAAGCAGTTCGCGCCCGTTCAACATCAGCTCGGACATCGGCGTGAAGGTGCCGATTCCATGGACCGCGTCGGGTCGCCTGCTGCTGGCGCATCTGAAGGCGGAAGAAATCCGCAGCCTGATCCCGGATGAAGACTTTATCCTCGACAACGGCCGGCGCGTCGAATTTCAGGACTTTATTGCGGACGTGCAGCGTGCGGCTGAACAGGGGTACTGCTGCACCGAAGGTCTGTCCCACACGTTCCGGCTGTGCATGGCAGCGCCGGTCCACGACCGCACGGGTCTTCCGGTTGCCGCGCTGTGCTTCATGACGAGTCGCGACACGGATCCGCAACGGCGCGCGACGATGCTCGAAGATCTGATCCGGTCTGCTAAAGCGCTGTCGCGAGCTTAG
- a CDS encoding amino acid ABC transporter ATP-binding protein, with product MTTVTTATTVPTVTATKPIINLAGVSKSFGALQVLKEINLDVRSGEVLVLIGASGSGKSTVLRIMSGLETADTGEVWVNDVPLHDARRAKEIRGHVGMVFQQFNLFPHKSALGNVTLALIKARKMNAADAHKRAMDALDRVGLVDRAEHYPSQLSGGQQQRVAIARALAVEPGIMFFDEATSALDPELVGEVTEVMRGLARDGMTMVVVTHEMGFARKTADRVVFMDKGVIAEQGAPEQIFVNPQNERTRQFLHRVLDH from the coding sequence ATGACCACCGTTACCACCGCTACCACCGTTCCCACCGTCACGGCGACGAAGCCCATCATCAACCTGGCCGGCGTCAGCAAGTCGTTCGGCGCGCTGCAGGTGCTGAAGGAAATCAATCTCGATGTGCGGTCGGGCGAAGTACTCGTGCTGATCGGTGCATCGGGCTCGGGCAAGAGCACGGTGCTGCGCATCATGAGCGGCCTCGAAACCGCCGACACGGGCGAAGTCTGGGTCAACGACGTACCACTGCACGATGCGCGCCGCGCGAAGGAAATTCGCGGCCACGTCGGCATGGTGTTCCAGCAGTTCAACCTGTTTCCGCACAAAAGCGCGCTCGGTAACGTGACGCTCGCGCTGATCAAGGCACGCAAGATGAACGCGGCGGATGCACACAAGCGCGCGATGGATGCGCTCGACCGCGTCGGTCTCGTCGATCGGGCCGAGCATTACCCGAGCCAGCTTTCCGGCGGACAGCAGCAACGCGTCGCGATCGCACGCGCGCTCGCGGTCGAACCGGGCATCATGTTCTTCGACGAAGCGACGTCCGCGCTCGACCCGGAACTCGTCGGCGAAGTCACCGAAGTGATGCGCGGCCTCGCGCGCGACGGCATGACGATGGTCGTCGTCACGCACGAGATGGGCTTTGCGCGCAAGACGGCGGATCGCGTCGTGTTCATGGACAAAGGCGTGATCGCGGAACAGGGGGCACCCGAGCAGATTTTCGTGAATCCGCAGAACGAACGGACCCGTCAGTTTCTGCATCGCGTGCTCGATCATTGA